The Candidatus Mycolicibacterium alkanivorans genome contains a region encoding:
- a CDS encoding MCE family protein: protein MTQRANIRIGAAAVLTLMIVAAAAVLLHSAGTAGRRTVVAYFANSNGIFVGDEVRILGVPVGKIERIEPQTTRVKITFWYDGKYQVPADAKAVILSPAIVSARIIQLTPAYTSGPEMRSGAVIPEDRTAVPVEWDDLRQQLERLTRLLQPDEPGGLSTLGSVVHTTADALRGQGANIRATIVKLSQAVSVLGDHSEDLFGTMKNLSVLVSALQDSGDLMRQLNGNLATATGLLTDEPNEIGDTVTALAAVVGEVRTFVADNRESLGSTADKLASVSTVLTANLDDIKQTLHIAPNELQNLMNIYQPAQGTLGGAYAFNNFADPITFLCGAIQAASRLGAEQSAKLCAQYLAPIVKNRQYNFPPLAENLIVGVAARPNEVTYSEDWMRPDYVPPPAPNQAAPASDSPLPAEVQRTDPAAGLTGMMMPGQGG from the coding sequence ATGACTCAGCGCGCCAACATCCGCATCGGCGCAGCCGCCGTCCTCACCCTGATGATCGTGGCCGCGGCCGCGGTTCTGCTGCACTCGGCCGGCACGGCCGGCCGGCGCACCGTGGTGGCCTACTTCGCCAACAGCAACGGCATCTTCGTCGGCGACGAAGTCCGCATCCTCGGCGTGCCGGTCGGCAAGATCGAGCGAATCGAACCGCAGACCACACGCGTCAAGATCACCTTCTGGTACGACGGGAAATACCAGGTGCCCGCCGACGCGAAGGCGGTGATCCTCTCCCCCGCCATCGTGAGCGCACGCATCATCCAGCTCACCCCCGCCTACACCAGTGGTCCCGAGATGCGCTCGGGTGCAGTCATTCCCGAGGACCGCACCGCGGTGCCCGTCGAGTGGGACGATCTGCGTCAGCAACTCGAACGGCTCACCCGTCTGCTGCAGCCGGACGAACCGGGCGGGCTCAGCACGCTGGGATCCGTCGTGCACACCACCGCCGACGCGCTGCGCGGTCAGGGCGCGAACATCCGCGCCACCATCGTCAAACTGTCGCAGGCGGTTTCGGTGCTCGGCGACCACAGCGAGGACCTTTTCGGCACGATGAAGAACCTGTCGGTCCTGGTGTCGGCCCTGCAGGACAGCGGCGATCTGATGCGGCAACTCAACGGCAACCTCGCCACCGCAACCGGGCTGCTGACCGACGAACCCAACGAGATCGGCGATACGGTTACCGCCCTCGCCGCCGTCGTCGGCGAGGTGCGCACCTTCGTCGCCGACAACCGCGAGTCGCTGGGCAGCACGGCGGACAAGCTCGCGTCGGTCTCCACCGTGCTGACAGCGAACCTCGACGACATCAAGCAGACCCTGCACATCGCGCCGAACGAGTTGCAGAACCTGATGAACATCTACCAGCCCGCCCAGGGCACCCTGGGCGGTGCCTACGCCTTCAACAACTTTGCCGATCCGATCACCTTCCTGTGCGGGGCGATCCAGGCGGCATCCCGGCTCGGTGCCGAACAGTCGGCCAAGCTGTGCGCCCAGTACCTGGCGCCCATCGTGAAGAACCGCCAGTACAACTTCCCGCCGCTGGCTGAGAACCTCATCGTCGGTGTGGCCGCCCGGCCGAACGAGGTGACCTACAGCGAGGACTGGATGCGGCCGGACTACGTCCCGCCGCCGGCGCCGAATCAGGCTGCGCCGGCGAGTGATTCACCGCTGCCCGCCGAGGTGCAACGCACCGACCCGGCCGCCGGCCTGACCGGCATGATGATGCCCGGGCAGGGGGGCTGA
- the cwsA gene encoding cell wall synthesis protein CwsA, protein MGRRTEPKLTSRERLARGLRYTAVGPVDVTRGVVGISVHSAESAAAAARRRYREAPAARQELAQEAAAVKQVVSELPAALQDARTAAHRRHRRLWVFGGLGLAAVVGGAVAFSIVRRSMQPEPSPLPPSVEVAPKP, encoded by the coding sequence ATGGGCCGCAGAACCGAACCGAAGCTCACCTCACGAGAGCGCCTGGCCCGTGGCCTGCGCTACACGGCCGTGGGCCCCGTCGACGTGACCCGCGGCGTGGTCGGCATCAGCGTGCACTCCGCGGAGTCCGCGGCGGCCGCCGCGCGGCGCCGCTACCGCGAAGCCCCGGCCGCCCGCCAGGAACTCGCGCAGGAAGCCGCCGCGGTCAAGCAGGTGGTCTCCGAACTTCCCGCAGCCCTGCAGGATGCGCGCACGGCCGCGCATCGACGCCACCGGCGGCTGTGGGTGTTCGGCGGTCTGGGTTTGGCGGCGGTGGTCGGCGGTGCGGTCGCGTTCAGCATCGTGCGCCGCTCGATGCAGCCCGAACCGTCACCGCTGCCGCCCAGCGTCGAGGTCGCACCGAAACCGTAG
- the crgA gene encoding cell division protein CrgA, with protein sequence MPKSKVRKKNDFAVNSVSRTPVKVKAGPSSVWFVVLFISLMLIGLAWLLVFQLAASGFDTPSALQWMANLGPWNYAIAFAFMITGLLLTMRWR encoded by the coding sequence ATGCCCAAGTCCAAGGTTCGCAAGAAGAACGACTTCGCCGTCAACTCGGTCAGCCGCACCCCGGTCAAGGTGAAGGCTGGGCCGTCCAGCGTGTGGTTCGTCGTGCTGTTCATCAGCCTGATGCTCATCGGTCTGGCGTGGCTGCTGGTGTTCCAACTCGCGGCGTCCGGGTTCGACACTCCCAGCGCGCTGCAATGGATGGCAAACCTTGGTCCGTGGAACTACGCGATCGCGTTTGCTTTCATGATCACAGGGTTGTTGCTGACAATGCGGTGGCGCTGA
- a CDS encoding peptidylprolyl isomerase yields the protein MAHCEPVTTSPIATATATLHTNRGDIKIALFGNHAPKTVANFVGLAQGTKEYSTQNASGSTSGPFYDGAVFHRVIDGFMIQGGDPTGTGRGGPGYKFADEFHPELQFDKPYLLAMANAGPGTNGSQFFITVGKTPHLDRRHTIFGEVVDPESQKVVDAIATTATDRNDRPTEPVVVESITIS from the coding sequence GTGGCACACTGTGAACCCGTGACCACGAGCCCCATCGCCACCGCGACTGCGACCCTGCACACCAACCGCGGCGACATCAAGATTGCGCTGTTCGGTAACCACGCCCCCAAGACCGTCGCCAACTTCGTCGGCCTGGCTCAGGGCACCAAGGAGTACTCCACGCAGAACGCCTCGGGTAGCACCTCGGGACCGTTCTACGACGGCGCCGTGTTCCACCGCGTCATCGACGGTTTCATGATCCAGGGCGGCGACCCGACCGGCACCGGCCGTGGCGGCCCGGGCTACAAGTTCGCCGACGAGTTCCACCCCGAGCTGCAGTTCGACAAGCCCTACCTGCTGGCGATGGCCAACGCGGGCCCGGGCACCAACGGCTCGCAGTTCTTTATCACCGTGGGCAAGACCCCGCACCTCGACCGGCGGCACACCATCTTCGGCGAGGTCGTCGACCCCGAGTCGCAGAAGGTTGTCGACGCGATCGCCACCACGGCCACTGACCGCAACGACCGGCCCACCGAACCGGTGGTCGTCGAGTCGATCACCATCTCCTGA
- a CDS encoding MCE family protein has product MPPLSMRMRIQLAVFAVITLIGVAAMSFGYIRLPAMFGIGRYQVTVELPRTAGVYPGGNVTFRGTEVGRIKEVKLTATGVAAILSLKSSIAVPSDLDARVHSQSAVGEQYIALLPRRDSAPLHNGDVIPADRTTVPPDFDAVLDSLTAGLNTIPHDDLKTMIDESYTAFGGLGPDLSRLITGGGELAAGARKNLGPLLTLIDQSKPVLDAQADSADAVGAWAAHLATISGQLQSSAPALRDLLHQGAPAVDQARSLLDRARPTVPVIAANMASVAQVALTYQPSLEQLLVLAPQATAVAQAVNLANRNTMVPYRGAYMSFNLSLNQPPPCTTGFLPAQQQRPSSVEDAPERPAGDLYCRVPQDSPLSVRGARNIPCITRPGKRAPTVAMCESDRNYIPLNDGYNWKGDPNATLSGQGVPQLPPITGAEYDPATGTYTGPDGRSYTQTDLGPGASKPKDWQSMLLPGN; this is encoded by the coding sequence ATGCCGCCCCTGAGCATGCGCATGCGGATCCAGCTGGCCGTATTTGCCGTGATCACACTGATCGGTGTGGCGGCGATGAGTTTCGGATACATCAGACTGCCGGCGATGTTCGGCATCGGGCGTTATCAGGTGACGGTGGAACTGCCCCGAACCGCGGGCGTCTACCCCGGCGGCAACGTCACCTTCCGTGGGACGGAGGTGGGCCGCATCAAGGAGGTGAAGCTGACCGCCACTGGAGTTGCGGCGATTCTGTCGCTGAAATCCAGCATCGCCGTTCCCTCGGATCTCGACGCGCGGGTGCACAGTCAATCAGCCGTCGGCGAGCAGTACATCGCCCTGCTGCCGCGCCGCGATTCAGCGCCGCTGCACAACGGCGACGTGATCCCGGCCGACCGCACCACGGTGCCCCCCGACTTCGACGCGGTGCTCGATTCCCTGACCGCCGGACTGAACACCATTCCGCACGACGACCTCAAGACGATGATCGACGAGTCCTACACCGCATTCGGCGGCCTGGGTCCGGACCTGTCGCGGTTGATCACCGGCGGTGGTGAGCTGGCGGCCGGTGCGCGTAAGAACCTGGGTCCGCTGCTGACGCTGATCGATCAGTCCAAACCGGTCCTGGATGCGCAGGCCGACTCCGCCGATGCGGTCGGGGCGTGGGCCGCCCACCTGGCGACCATCAGCGGCCAGCTGCAGAGCAGCGCCCCCGCCCTCCGGGACCTCCTGCACCAGGGTGCCCCGGCCGTCGACCAGGCGCGATCGCTCCTCGACCGGGCGCGGCCCACCGTTCCCGTCATCGCGGCCAACATGGCCAGCGTTGCCCAGGTGGCCCTCACCTACCAGCCGAGTCTCGAGCAGCTGCTGGTGCTGGCACCGCAGGCGACCGCCGTCGCGCAGGCGGTCAACCTGGCCAACCGGAACACCATGGTGCCCTACCGCGGCGCATACATGAGCTTCAACCTCAGCCTCAACCAGCCGCCCCCGTGCACCACCGGCTTCCTGCCGGCTCAGCAGCAGCGGCCCTCGTCCGTGGAGGACGCGCCGGAGCGGCCCGCCGGTGACCTGTATTGCCGTGTGCCGCAGGACTCGCCGTTGAGTGTGCGTGGGGCGCGGAACATTCCGTGCATCACCCGCCCCGGCAAGCGCGCACCCACGGTGGCGATGTGCGAGAGCGACCGGAACTACATCCCGCTCAACGACGGCTACAACTGGAAGGGCGACCCCAACGCCACCCTGTCCGGGCAGGGCGTACCACAACTGCCGCCGATCACCGGTGCCGAATACGACCCGGCGACCGGGACCTACACCGGACCAGACGGGCGGTCCTACACGCAGACCGACCTGGGCCCCGGCGCGTCAAAGCCCAAGGACTGGCAGTCGATGTTGTTGCCGGGCAACTGA
- a CDS encoding MCE family protein, whose product MMTALLNRAALALLTAAVAAGCGWHGLNSLPLPGTAGRGPGSYTVQAQLPDVRTIEPNSRVQVDDVTVGTVTKIERQGWHALLTMSINGGVDLPANATATVGQSGLLGSLHVELAPPSGVPPQGKLKDGAVIPLSSAGFYPSSEQVLAALTMLLNGGGVGQVQDITASLSTALAGREQDLRSLIEQLDTFTRYVSDQSADIIATAESLNSLAGRFADQKPAVDKALTTIPGALKVISDQRQTLVDALDQLGKLGALVAESTKQTKDGLVQELTDLGPVLESVANAGPALTRALGLFATYPFPTDNVGIWQRGDFANLTAVIDLTLSRLDASFLTGTRWEGNLTELELQWGRTIGQLPSPYTSGNPLVAPYHRDQGR is encoded by the coding sequence ATGATGACGGCACTGCTGAACCGCGCCGCCCTGGCCCTGTTGACCGCAGCGGTGGCCGCCGGCTGCGGCTGGCACGGCCTGAACTCCTTGCCGCTACCGGGAACGGCGGGGCGCGGCCCGGGCTCGTACACGGTCCAGGCGCAACTGCCCGACGTGCGCACCATCGAGCCGAACTCCCGGGTTCAGGTTGACGACGTCACGGTCGGCACCGTCACCAAGATCGAGCGGCAGGGCTGGCATGCGCTGCTCACAATGAGCATCAACGGTGGCGTCGACCTACCGGCCAACGCCACCGCGACGGTCGGCCAGAGCGGTCTGCTCGGTTCGCTGCACGTCGAGCTGGCACCGCCGTCCGGTGTGCCACCGCAGGGAAAGCTGAAGGACGGCGCGGTGATTCCACTGTCGTCGGCCGGATTTTACCCGTCCAGCGAGCAGGTGCTCGCGGCATTGACCATGCTGCTCAACGGCGGCGGGGTCGGCCAGGTCCAGGACATCACCGCGTCGTTGAGCACGGCACTGGCCGGACGCGAGCAGGACCTGCGCAGCCTGATCGAACAGCTCGACACCTTCACCCGCTACGTCAGTGACCAGTCGGCCGACATCATCGCCACCGCCGAGAGCCTGAACTCGCTGGCCGGCAGGTTCGCCGACCAGAAGCCGGCGGTGGACAAGGCGCTGACGACCATCCCCGGTGCGCTGAAGGTGATCAGCGACCAGCGGCAGACGCTGGTGGACGCCCTCGACCAGCTCGGGAAGCTCGGTGCCCTGGTGGCCGAGTCCACCAAACAGACCAAAGACGGCCTGGTGCAGGAACTCACCGATCTCGGGCCCGTGCTGGAGTCGGTGGCCAACGCCGGTCCCGCCCTGACCCGAGCGCTGGGGTTGTTCGCCACCTACCCGTTTCCCACCGACAACGTCGGGATCTGGCAGCGCGGCGATTTCGCGAACCTGACCGCTGTCATCGACCTCACCTTGAGCCGACTCGACGCGTCCTTTCTCACCGGGACCCGCTGGGAGGGCAACCTGACCGAATTGGAGCTGCAGTGGGGGCGCACCATCGGGCAGCTCCCCAGCCCGTACACCAGCGGCAATCCCCTTGTGGCGCCGTATCATCGGGACCAAGGACGCTGA
- a CDS encoding PH domain-containing protein, which translates to MQQTEWAPNPAGIAGIGAGGILMATACVTVVADAPGRILASVAAVGLIVFALGSWRARPRLAITPEGLVYRGWIRTQTLRRPDITLIRITEFRRIGRKVRLLEIDTTDNQLIVLSRWDLGTDPLDVLDALTDAGYAGR; encoded by the coding sequence GTGCAGCAAACCGAATGGGCGCCGAATCCGGCGGGAATCGCTGGTATTGGCGCCGGCGGCATTTTGATGGCTACCGCTTGTGTGACCGTCGTCGCAGACGCACCCGGCCGGATCCTGGCAAGCGTCGCCGCCGTGGGCCTGATCGTCTTTGCCCTCGGATCGTGGCGGGCACGCCCCCGGCTGGCAATCACCCCCGAGGGCCTGGTCTACCGGGGCTGGATTCGGACCCAGACGCTGCGCCGCCCGGACATCACGCTGATCCGCATCACCGAGTTCCGCCGGATCGGCCGCAAAGTGCGGCTGCTGGAGATCGACACGACCGACAACCAACTGATCGTGCTCAGCCGCTGGGACCTCGGCACCGACCCGCTCGACGTGCTCGATGCACTGACCGACGCCGGGTACGCCGGGCGCTGA
- a CDS encoding aminodeoxychorismate/anthranilate synthase component II → MRVLVVDNYDSFVFNLVQYLGQLGVNAQVWRNDDERLADEAKVAAEFDGVLLSPGPGTPERAGASIPLVRACADAGTPLLGVCLGHQAIGVAFGGTVDRAPELLHGKTSAVYHTNVGVLQGLPNPFTATRYHSLTILPETVPADLEVIARTRGGVIMAVRHVELPIHGVQFHPESILTEGGHRMLANWLGYCGAAPAETLVSRLEREVADTVRHATADDPLATTQS, encoded by the coding sequence GTGCGGGTCTTGGTCGTCGACAACTACGACAGCTTCGTGTTCAACCTGGTCCAGTACCTGGGCCAACTCGGGGTGAACGCGCAGGTCTGGCGCAACGACGACGAGCGGTTGGCCGACGAGGCGAAGGTCGCCGCGGAGTTCGATGGCGTGCTGCTGAGCCCGGGCCCCGGTACCCCCGAGCGGGCCGGTGCGTCGATCCCGCTGGTGCGCGCCTGTGCCGACGCCGGCACGCCGCTGCTGGGCGTGTGCCTGGGCCACCAGGCCATCGGCGTGGCGTTCGGCGGCACCGTCGACCGCGCTCCGGAACTGCTGCACGGCAAGACCAGCGCCGTCTACCACACGAATGTCGGTGTGCTACAGGGACTTCCGAATCCGTTCACGGCCACCCGCTACCACTCGCTGACCATCCTGCCCGAGACCGTCCCAGCTGATCTCGAGGTCATCGCCCGCACTCGCGGCGGAGTGATCATGGCGGTGCGACACGTCGAGTTGCCGATCCACGGTGTGCAGTTCCACCCAGAGTCGATCCTGACCGAGGGCGGCCACCGGATGCTGGCCAACTGGCTGGGCTACTGCGGCGCAGCGCCGGCAGAAACCCTGGTGAGCCGGCTCGAGCGGGAAGTCGCCGACACGGTGCGGCATGCCACGGCCGACGACCCGCTCGCTACGACGCAAAGCTGA
- a CDS encoding DUF881 domain-containing protein has translation MRLTQRRRDQTIPAPATTGAARSPWRFGVPVVCLLAGLLLAATHGVSGGGEIRRSDSPRLVDLVHDAQNSVDRLSAQRDALSAQIDSTHGASAGTALAAMLARADELAVDAGLEPVHGPGLVVTLSDAQRDANGRFPRDASPDDLVVHQQDVQAVLNALWSAGAEAIQMQDQRIIGTSAPRCVGNTLLLNGRTYSPPYTVTAIGDAAAMQAALAAAPLVTLFKQYVVRFGLGYSEQVGPDVQVAGHTEPVRMRYAQPAGPVGY, from the coding sequence ATGAGACTAACGCAGCGACGCCGCGACCAGACAATTCCGGCACCAGCGACGACGGGAGCCGCGCGTTCCCCGTGGCGCTTCGGTGTCCCGGTGGTGTGCCTGCTGGCGGGCCTTCTGCTGGCCGCCACCCACGGTGTCTCCGGCGGCGGCGAGATCCGCCGCAGCGATTCCCCCCGCCTGGTCGACCTGGTGCACGATGCCCAGAACTCCGTCGACCGGCTCTCCGCGCAGCGTGACGCGCTGTCTGCTCAGATCGACTCCACCCACGGCGCCTCGGCGGGCACGGCGCTCGCGGCGATGCTGGCCCGCGCGGACGAGCTGGCGGTCGACGCCGGCTTGGAGCCGGTGCACGGCCCGGGTCTGGTGGTCACGCTCTCCGACGCGCAGCGCGACGCCAACGGCCGCTTCCCCCGGGATGCCTCACCGGATGACCTGGTGGTCCACCAGCAGGACGTCCAGGCGGTCCTCAACGCGCTGTGGAGCGCGGGTGCCGAGGCGATCCAGATGCAGGATCAGCGGATCATCGGCACCTCCGCGCCGCGGTGTGTGGGCAACACGCTGCTGCTCAACGGCCGCACCTACAGCCCGCCCTACACCGTCACCGCGATCGGCGATGCGGCGGCCATGCAGGCGGCCCTTGCCGCGGCCCCACTGGTCACGCTCTTCAAGCAGTACGTGGTGCGTTTCGGCCTGGGCTACAGCGAGCAGGTCGGGCCCGACGTCCAGGTCGCCGGCCACACCGAACCGGTCCGCATGCGTTACGCCCAACCCGCCGGCCCGGTGGGCTACTGA